In Sinorhizobium mexicanum, one DNA window encodes the following:
- a CDS encoding DUF3141 domain-containing protein, producing the protein MPEQSTIPTTPTFADAYGYALDAWQRSILFLDVMRQRGIQYEEHTARAAPHVLDYEAELVCDGRKLDRPVNYALVRIVPTAGTAIDPLKRPFVVVDPRAGHGPGIGGFKADSEIGVAMKAGHACYFIGFLPEPVAGQTIEDITRAEAVFLETVIARHPEADGKPCVIGNCQAGWAVMILASLRPELFGPIIIAGAPLSYWAGVRGQYPMRYSGGLLGGSWLTALTGDLGAGIFDGAWLVQNFENQNPANTLWTKQYNLYSKIDTEAGRYLGFERWWGGHVKLNAEEMQFIVDELFVGNKLAAGEIQTSDGTTIDMRNIRSPIVVFCSKGDNITPPAQALDWILDLYDSVDEIRAHGQTIVYTVHEKIGHLGIFVSAGVARKEHDELASNIDLIDVLPPGLYEAVLEPVGPAIENSDLVTGEWVMRCEARTLDDIRAFGGNDLEDDRRFATAARVSEINLALYRSYLQPWIKAMVTPPMAEAMRNMHPLRLQYEVFGPRNPVMAWIEETARNVRDERQPAAPDNPLLALQENMSRQVVDGLEAWRQMVENLSEQTFHAVYGAPALQAALGIDTKSDRAPRKAAKNLLHHALLENRIAALKADMATGGLREALARALLFVGIARGKVDERGFEAVRRLRRAHPSAKQLTLAEFKALMRTQYFMLLVDEEAALAAIPKLLPEKIEERRAAFAALREVLEAPGPLTGVAAERLQMVTALFGFTSEAPVPLVVRKAASERNGARDRNAS; encoded by the coding sequence ATGCCTGAGCAATCCACCATCCCGACAACGCCAACCTTTGCCGATGCCTACGGCTATGCGCTTGATGCCTGGCAGCGCTCCATCCTGTTTCTGGACGTGATGCGGCAGCGCGGCATCCAGTACGAAGAGCATACGGCACGCGCGGCGCCCCACGTGCTCGACTACGAAGCGGAGCTCGTCTGCGACGGCCGCAAGCTTGATCGGCCGGTCAACTATGCACTCGTGCGGATCGTGCCGACCGCCGGTACGGCGATCGATCCGTTGAAAAGACCGTTCGTCGTCGTCGATCCGCGCGCCGGCCACGGGCCCGGCATCGGGGGCTTCAAGGCGGACAGCGAGATCGGCGTTGCGATGAAGGCGGGGCACGCCTGCTATTTCATCGGCTTCCTTCCCGAGCCTGTCGCGGGCCAGACGATCGAGGATATCACCCGCGCCGAGGCCGTGTTCCTCGAAACCGTGATCGCCCGCCACCCCGAAGCCGATGGCAAGCCCTGTGTCATCGGCAATTGCCAGGCCGGCTGGGCCGTGATGATCCTCGCCTCTTTGCGCCCGGAACTGTTCGGTCCGATCATCATCGCGGGCGCCCCGCTTTCCTACTGGGCGGGTGTCAGGGGCCAGTATCCGATGCGTTATTCGGGAGGGCTGCTCGGCGGCAGCTGGCTGACGGCGCTCACCGGCGATCTCGGCGCCGGCATATTCGATGGCGCCTGGCTGGTGCAGAATTTCGAGAACCAGAATCCCGCAAACACGCTCTGGACCAAGCAATATAACCTCTATTCGAAGATCGATACCGAGGCTGGCCGCTATCTGGGCTTCGAGCGCTGGTGGGGCGGCCATGTGAAGCTGAACGCCGAGGAGATGCAGTTCATCGTCGACGAGCTCTTCGTCGGCAACAAGCTTGCCGCGGGCGAGATCCAGACGTCCGACGGCACGACCATCGATATGCGCAACATCCGCTCGCCGATCGTTGTCTTCTGTTCGAAGGGCGACAATATTACGCCGCCTGCGCAGGCGCTCGACTGGATCCTGGATCTTTACGACAGCGTCGACGAGATCCGCGCGCACGGCCAGACCATCGTCTATACCGTGCATGAGAAGATCGGGCACTTAGGCATCTTCGTTTCTGCCGGTGTCGCGCGCAAGGAACACGACGAGCTTGCCTCGAATATCGACCTCATCGACGTGCTGCCGCCCGGCCTTTACGAAGCCGTGCTGGAGCCGGTGGGACCGGCGATAGAGAACAGTGATTTGGTCACCGGCGAATGGGTGATGCGCTGCGAGGCGCGCACGCTTGATGATATCCGCGCCTTCGGTGGCAACGATCTCGAGGATGACCGTCGCTTCGCCACGGCCGCCAGGGTCTCCGAGATCAATCTGGCGCTTTACCGAAGCTATCTGCAGCCCTGGATCAAGGCGATGGTAACGCCACCGATGGCGGAGGCGATGCGGAACATGCATCCGCTGCGCCTGCAATATGAAGTGTTCGGTCCACGCAATCCCGTCATGGCCTGGATCGAGGAGACCGCCAGGAACGTCCGCGACGAGCGCCAACCGGCGGCACCCGACAACCCACTCCTGGCGTTGCAAGAGAACATGTCCCGGCAGGTGGTCGACGGGTTGGAAGCCTGGCGCCAGATGGTCGAGAACCTTTCGGAGCAAACCTTTCACGCAGTTTACGGCGCGCCCGCCTTGCAAGCGGCGCTCGGCATCGACACGAAGTCCGACCGGGCTCCGCGCAAGGCGGCAAAAAACCTGCTGCACCATGCGCTCCTCGAGAACAGGATCGCGGCGCTGAAAGCTGACATGGCCACGGGCGGCCTTCGGGAGGCTCTCGCCCGGGCGCTGCTTTTTGTCGGCATAGCGCGCGGCAAGGTCGACGAGCGTGGTTTCGAAGCGGTCCGCCGGCTTCGGCGCGCTCATCCCTCCGCCAAGCAATTGACGCTTGCCGAGTTCAAGGCGCTGATGCGCACGCAATATTTCATGTTGCTGGTAGACGAGGAGGCGGCGCTTGCGGCCATTCCAAAATTGCTGCCGGAGAAAATCGAGGAGCGCCGCGCTGCCTTTGCCGCCCTTCGAGAGGTGTTGGAAGCTCCCGGACCGTTGACTGGCGTTGCCGCCGAGCGGCTGCAAATGGTTACAGCGCTTTTTGGTTTCACCAGTGAAGCACCAGTGCCTCTCGTGGTTCGCAAGGCCGCAAGTGAGCGCAATGGCGCACGTGATCGCAACGCATCCTGA
- a CDS encoding LysR family transcriptional regulator → MTNNRLERFAHNLDWNLLRTFVVVVEEGSITAAANRLLLQQPAVSMALKRLEQTVGQKLIDRRPGRFNLTEAGEKLHGQCRDIFAAVVRLPNVLETAGEEVTGHLNIHSVSHAHNPAWDRKLDTFFRMHPKVTLSVTIATTVDVLSAVERNIATMALCDGVIPDGLNKSFHLRERYALYCGRGHPLFGVEGIDFNDLRGNPYIAFIADVLGGQHMNSVTAVRALGSFGQQVRGVSCNVEEVMRLICANVGIGMLPDHLAGPAAKAGQLWQLPPYSDLPTAEVFRISNPNSILNPAEAAFLAHVADTEPLDHCLNHHQD, encoded by the coding sequence ATGACCAACAATCGCCTCGAACGTTTTGCCCACAATCTCGACTGGAACCTGTTGCGCACCTTCGTGGTCGTTGTCGAGGAGGGCAGCATCACGGCGGCGGCCAACCGGCTGCTTCTGCAGCAGCCGGCCGTCAGCATGGCGTTGAAACGGCTTGAGCAGACCGTCGGCCAGAAATTGATCGACCGGCGGCCGGGTCGGTTCAATCTCACCGAAGCGGGCGAGAAATTGCACGGCCAGTGCCGGGACATCTTCGCGGCGGTGGTCCGTCTGCCCAATGTGCTGGAGACCGCGGGCGAGGAGGTGACCGGTCATCTCAACATCCACTCGGTCAGCCATGCCCACAATCCGGCCTGGGATCGCAAGCTCGACACTTTCTTCCGAATGCATCCGAAAGTGACACTGTCGGTGACGATCGCGACGACGGTCGATGTGCTCAGTGCCGTCGAGCGCAACATCGCCACAATGGCCCTCTGCGACGGCGTGATTCCCGACGGATTGAACAAGAGCTTCCATCTTCGCGAGCGTTACGCACTTTATTGCGGGCGCGGCCATCCGCTGTTCGGCGTCGAAGGCATCGATTTCAACGATCTGCGCGGCAACCCCTACATCGCCTTCATTGCCGACGTCCTTGGCGGGCAGCACATGAATTCGGTGACGGCCGTTCGCGCACTCGGCTCCTTCGGCCAGCAGGTCCGGGGCGTTTCCTGCAATGTCGAGGAGGTGATGCGGCTGATTTGCGCTAATGTCGGTATCGGCATGCTGCCCGATCATCTCGCGGGCCCTGCAGCCAAAGCCGGGCAGTTATGGCAGTTGCCGCCCTACAGCGACCTTCCGACGGCGGAGGTCTTTCGTATCTCGAACCCCAACTCGATCCTTAATCCGGCGGAAGCAGCCTTTCTCGCGCATGTCGCCGACACCGAACCGCTGGATCACTGCCTGAACCATCATCAGGATTGA
- a CDS encoding acyl-CoA dehydrogenase, with protein MAEKIQFQWDDPFLLEDQLSEDERMIRDTARAYAQEKLQPRVIEAYREEKTDPTIFREMGDLGLLGVTVPDTYGGVGASYVAYGLVAREVERVDSGYRSMMSVQSSLVIYPIFAYGSEDQKRKYLPKLISGEWIGCFGLTEPDAGSDPAGMKTRAIKTDGGYRLVGSKMWISNAPLADVFVVWAKSEAHGNAIRGFVLEKGMKGLSAPKIAGKLSLRASITGEIVLDNVEVGENALLPNVEGLKGPFGCLNRARYGISWGALGAAEFCWHAARQYGLDRRQFNRPLAQTQLFQKKLADMQTEISLGLQGSLRVGRLMDEGRMAPEMISIVKRNNCGKALDIARMARDMHGGNGISEEYQVMRHMLNLETVNTYEGTHDVHALILGRAQTGLQAFF; from the coding sequence ATGGCCGAAAAGATCCAGTTCCAATGGGACGATCCATTTCTGCTCGAGGATCAGTTGAGCGAAGACGAGCGGATGATCCGCGATACGGCGCGCGCCTACGCTCAGGAGAAGCTGCAGCCGCGTGTGATCGAGGCCTATCGGGAGGAAAAGACCGACCCGACGATCTTCCGCGAGATGGGCGACCTCGGCTTGCTCGGCGTCACTGTGCCGGACACCTACGGCGGCGTCGGTGCGTCCTATGTCGCCTACGGCCTCGTCGCGCGTGAAGTCGAACGCGTCGATTCGGGTTATCGCTCGATGATGAGCGTCCAGTCCTCGCTCGTGATCTATCCGATCTTTGCCTACGGTTCGGAGGATCAGAAGCGGAAGTATCTTCCGAAGCTCATCAGCGGCGAATGGATCGGCTGCTTCGGCCTGACTGAGCCGGACGCAGGTTCCGATCCCGCGGGCATGAAGACGCGGGCGATCAAGACCGATGGCGGCTACCGCCTGGTCGGCTCGAAGATGTGGATTTCCAACGCGCCGCTCGCCGACGTGTTCGTCGTCTGGGCGAAGTCGGAGGCGCATGGAAACGCGATCCGCGGCTTCGTGCTGGAAAAGGGCATGAAGGGGCTTTCGGCGCCGAAGATCGCCGGCAAGCTGTCGCTGCGCGCATCGATCACGGGCGAGATCGTTCTCGACAATGTCGAGGTTGGCGAGAATGCGCTGCTGCCGAATGTCGAAGGGCTGAAGGGTCCCTTCGGCTGCCTCAATCGCGCCCGCTACGGCATCTCCTGGGGTGCGCTCGGTGCGGCTGAATTCTGCTGGCATGCGGCGCGCCAATACGGCCTCGACCGCAGGCAGTTCAACCGTCCGCTCGCCCAGACACAGCTCTTCCAGAAGAAGCTGGCGGACATGCAGACCGAGATCTCGCTCGGACTGCAGGGGTCGCTGCGTGTCGGCCGGCTGATGGACGAAGGCCGGATGGCGCCGGAAATGATCTCGATCGTCAAACGCAACAATTGCGGCAAGGCGCTCGACATCGCCCGGATGGCCCGCGACATGCATGGCGGCAATGGCATTTCCGAGGAATACCAGGTGATGCGCCACATGCTCAATCTGGAGACGGTCAATACCTATGAGGGTACGCACGACGTGCACGCCCTGATCCTCGGCCGCGCCCAGACCGGGCTCCAGGCCTTCTTCTGA
- the fabI gene encoding enoyl-ACP reductase FabI codes for MSIPTMKAKLLEGRKGLIVGIANDRSIAWGCARAFRALGAELAVTYLNDKAKPHVEPLARELDSPIFLPLDMAVPGQIETVFEHIGETWGELDFLVHSIAFSPKDTLGGRVTDAPRDGFLTTMEISCWSFIRMAQLAEPLMKNGGTLFTMTYYGSQVVVENYNIMGVAKAALESAVRYMAAELGPKGIRVHAISPGALATRAASGIPEFDALLEKTKLKAPAHELVDIDDVGMATAFLAHDAARLITGQVLYVDGGYHIVD; via the coding sequence ATGTCCATCCCCACTATGAAGGCCAAGCTTCTCGAAGGCCGCAAAGGCCTGATCGTCGGCATTGCCAACGACCGCTCCATTGCCTGGGGTTGTGCCCGCGCGTTTCGTGCCTTGGGTGCGGAACTCGCGGTGACCTATCTCAACGACAAGGCAAAACCACATGTCGAGCCGCTGGCGCGCGAGCTCGATTCGCCGATCTTCCTGCCGCTGGACATGGCGGTGCCCGGCCAGATCGAGACGGTCTTCGAGCACATCGGCGAGACCTGGGGAGAGCTCGATTTCCTCGTCCACTCGATAGCCTTCTCCCCGAAGGACACGCTCGGCGGGCGCGTGACGGACGCGCCGCGCGATGGATTCCTGACGACGATGGAGATATCCTGCTGGTCCTTCATCCGCATGGCCCAGCTCGCGGAGCCGCTGATGAAGAACGGCGGCACCCTCTTCACCATGACCTATTACGGCTCACAGGTGGTGGTGGAGAACTACAACATCATGGGCGTCGCCAAGGCGGCGCTTGAAAGCGCCGTGCGCTACATGGCCGCCGAGCTTGGCCCCAAGGGCATTCGCGTCCACGCCATTTCTCCCGGTGCCCTTGCCACCCGAGCCGCTTCCGGCATCCCGGAATTCGACGCGCTGCTCGAAAAGACGAAGCTGAAGGCGCCGGCCCACGAGCTCGTCGATATCGACGACGTCGGCATGGCGACCGCGTTTCTCGCCCATGACGCGGCGCGATTGATAACCGGCCAGGTGCTTTACGTCGATGGCGGCTACCACATCGTCGACTGA
- a CDS encoding phosphate acetyltransferase, whose amino-acid sequence MSEVTTLATQPSKYDRLIEAARAEAPAATIVAHPCDETSLGGALEAAGMGLITPILVGPEAKICNVAAEHGLDLGRWEIVDVPHSHAAAAKAVALIREGKGELLMKGSLHTDELMHEVAASATGLRTDRRISHVFVMDVPGHAETLFITDAAINIFPDLEAKRDIVQNAIDLWVTIGLGEPRVAILSAVETVTTKIPSTIEAAALCKMAERGQITGGLLEGPLAFDNAIDPEAARIKGINSPVAGHAEILVVPDLEAGNMLAKNLTFLSHADAAGIVLGARVPIVLTSRADSVRTRLASCAVAALYAARRRAAQLAAV is encoded by the coding sequence GTGTCCGAGGTGACCACGCTGGCGACCCAGCCGTCTAAATATGACCGACTGATCGAGGCCGCACGGGCCGAGGCGCCCGCGGCCACCATCGTGGCGCACCCTTGCGATGAAACGTCGCTGGGAGGTGCCCTGGAAGCCGCCGGGATGGGGCTGATCACGCCCATACTGGTCGGGCCGGAAGCCAAAATTTGCAATGTTGCGGCGGAACATGGGCTCGATCTCGGGCGGTGGGAAATCGTCGATGTACCGCACAGCCATGCCGCGGCCGCAAAGGCCGTCGCGTTGATCCGCGAAGGCAAGGGCGAACTCCTGATGAAGGGCAGCCTCCATACCGACGAATTGATGCACGAGGTCGCCGCCTCCGCCACCGGCCTTCGAACTGATCGCCGAATCAGCCACGTGTTCGTGATGGATGTGCCAGGCCACGCCGAGACTCTGTTCATCACGGACGCCGCGATCAACATCTTCCCGGACCTCGAGGCCAAGCGCGATATCGTCCAGAACGCTATCGACCTGTGGGTAACGATCGGTCTCGGCGAGCCGCGTGTGGCGATCCTTTCGGCGGTCGAGACGGTGACGACGAAGATCCCGTCGACGATCGAGGCGGCCGCACTTTGCAAGATGGCCGAGCGCGGCCAGATCACTGGCGGCCTGCTCGAAGGGCCACTCGCCTTCGACAACGCGATCGATCCGGAAGCCGCGCGCATCAAGGGCATCAATTCGCCGGTTGCGGGCCACGCGGAGATCCTCGTCGTGCCGGACCTCGAGGCCGGGAACATGCTCGCGAAGAACCTGACTTTCCTCTCCCATGCGGACGCGGCGGGAATCGTCCTTGGCGCCCGTGTGCCGATCGTGCTCACCTCGCGGGCGGATTCGGTGCGCACGCGCCTTGCATCGTGCGCCGTAGCTGCGCTCTACGCGGCACGGCGACGAGCCGCACAACTGGCGGCGGTATAG
- a CDS encoding CaiB/BaiF CoA transferase family protein → MEAPLKGIRVLELARILAGPWIGQTLADLGADVVKVESPAGDDTRTWGPPFVEGEGGEKLDAAYFHACNRGKRSVVLDFTTEEGQEAVRRLAAQSDVLLENFKVGGLAKYGLDYESLKKINPRLIYCSVTGFGQDGPYAHRAGYDYIVQGMSGIMDLTGEPDREPQKIGVAFADIFTGLYGVIAVQAALAQRERTGEGQQIDMALLDCMTGVLANQALNFLVSGKAPRRLGNAHPNIAPYQVFPTADGHLIVAVGNDRQFVKFCHLLGRADLASDERYLTNAGRVQYRETLTPELAAETVKFARDALLAKLEAAGVPGGPINTVADVFTDPQILHRQMRVVTPHTGAAAGTSPGVRTPLRFSGASLALERGVPRLGEHTAEVLAEIGMTVPKAKG, encoded by the coding sequence ATGGAAGCGCCGCTGAAGGGTATTCGCGTTCTCGAACTCGCCCGCATTCTGGCTGGCCCCTGGATCGGCCAGACGCTTGCCGATCTCGGCGCCGATGTCGTCAAGGTCGAAAGCCCAGCCGGCGACGATACCCGAACCTGGGGGCCGCCCTTTGTCGAAGGCGAGGGTGGCGAGAAGCTCGACGCCGCCTATTTCCACGCCTGCAACCGGGGCAAGCGCTCGGTCGTGCTCGACTTCACGACCGAGGAGGGGCAGGAGGCGGTACGCCGGCTGGCGGCGCAATCCGACGTGCTTCTCGAAAACTTCAAGGTCGGTGGTCTCGCCAAGTACGGACTCGACTATGAGAGCCTCAAGAAGATCAACCCGCGGCTCATCTATTGTTCGGTGACCGGTTTCGGCCAGGACGGCCCCTATGCTCACCGCGCTGGCTACGACTACATCGTCCAGGGCATGAGCGGGATCATGGACCTGACCGGTGAGCCGGATCGCGAGCCGCAGAAGATCGGCGTTGCTTTCGCCGATATCTTTACCGGGCTCTACGGCGTGATTGCCGTGCAGGCGGCGCTTGCGCAGCGCGAACGCACCGGCGAGGGGCAGCAGATCGACATGGCGCTACTCGATTGCATGACCGGCGTGCTCGCCAACCAGGCGCTGAATTTTCTCGTCTCGGGCAAGGCGCCGCGGCGCCTCGGCAATGCGCATCCGAACATCGCGCCGTACCAGGTCTTTCCGACCGCTGACGGTCATTTGATCGTCGCTGTCGGGAACGACCGGCAGTTCGTCAAGTTCTGCCACCTGCTCGGTCGCGCGGATCTGGCGTCAGACGAACGATATCTGACCAATGCGGGCCGTGTTCAATATCGCGAGACTCTCACACCCGAGCTCGCCGCGGAAACGGTGAAGTTCGCGCGGGATGCGCTTCTGGCGAAGCTCGAAGCGGCAGGCGTCCCCGGCGGCCCCATCAATACGGTCGCGGACGTATTCACCGATCCCCAGATCCTTCATCGGCAGATGCGGGTGGTTACGCCGCACACCGGCGCGGCGGCCGGTACGTCGCCCGGTGTCAGGACACCGCTTCGCTTCTCGGGCGCGTCTCTCGCACTCGAGCGCGGCGTGCCGCGGCTTGGGGAGCATACGGCGGAAGTGCTGGCTGAGATCGGCATGACCGTCCCGAAAGCAAAAGGGTGA
- a CDS encoding acetate/propionate family kinase yields MDALLVVNAGSSSLKFQVFGIAGMDLTRQIRGKIDGIGTKPRLQATAADGSRLIDQTYDAKAVRDLPTAIAEARRWLLTLEGFKLRAVGHRVVHGGPDYVRPALIDAGVLDRLASYQDLAPLHQPNNLAPIRMAMEINPGVPQVACFDTAFHRGHAEHTDCYALPRAFYDEGVRRYGFHGLSYEYIAERLREVAPRAARGRVIVAHLGSGASMCALREGRSVESTMGFTALDGLPMGTRPGQLDPGVVLYLILQKGMKAQAVSDLLYHDAGLKGLSGLSNDMRDLLASDDPHAALAVAHFVYRCVLNAGMLTAALGGVDAFVFTAGVGENSAPIRARIVEGLAWLGAELDPAANEAGAMLISAAASRVAVHVLPTDEELMIARHTLALISAPNA; encoded by the coding sequence ATGGACGCTCTTCTTGTCGTCAACGCCGGTTCATCGAGCCTGAAGTTCCAGGTCTTCGGCATCGCCGGCATGGACCTGACGCGCCAGATTCGCGGGAAAATCGACGGCATTGGCACGAAGCCGCGTCTGCAGGCGACGGCGGCCGACGGCAGCCGGCTCATCGACCAGACCTATGACGCGAAGGCCGTTCGCGATCTTCCGACCGCCATTGCCGAGGCCAGACGCTGGCTCCTGACGCTGGAGGGTTTCAAGTTGCGGGCGGTTGGTCACCGGGTCGTTCACGGCGGCCCGGACTACGTGCGGCCCGCGCTTATCGATGCGGGGGTGCTCGACCGCCTTGCAAGCTACCAGGATCTCGCGCCTCTGCATCAGCCGAACAACCTGGCGCCGATCCGCATGGCCATGGAGATCAATCCGGGCGTACCACAGGTTGCCTGCTTCGACACCGCCTTTCATCGCGGCCATGCCGAGCACACCGATTGCTACGCACTGCCGCGAGCCTTCTATGATGAGGGCGTCCGGCGTTACGGTTTTCATGGCCTTTCGTACGAGTACATCGCCGAACGGCTCCGAGAAGTGGCGCCGCGGGCGGCCCGCGGACGCGTCATCGTGGCTCATCTCGGTAGCGGCGCCTCCATGTGCGCGTTGCGAGAGGGTCGCAGCGTCGAGAGCACGATGGGCTTCACGGCGCTCGACGGCCTGCCCATGGGGACGCGGCCGGGCCAGCTCGATCCGGGTGTCGTCCTCTACCTGATCCTCCAGAAGGGCATGAAGGCACAAGCCGTATCGGATCTCCTTTATCATGACGCCGGGCTCAAAGGATTGTCCGGCCTCTCGAACGACATGCGCGATCTTCTCGCAAGCGATGACCCCCATGCCGCGCTTGCCGTCGCACATTTCGTCTATCGGTGTGTGCTCAATGCGGGGATGCTCACGGCGGCATTGGGAGGGGTCGACGCTTTCGTCTTCACCGCGGGCGTCGGCGAAAACTCCGCACCGATCCGCGCCCGCATTGTCGAGGGCCTCGCCTGGCTCGGGGCAGAGCTTGATCCGGCGGCGAACGAGGCCGGCGCAATGTTGATCTCCGCGGCCGCGAGCCGGGTCGCCGTTCATGTCCTTCCAACCGACGAGGAGCTGATGATCGCGCGCCATACCTTGGCGCTCATCAGCGCTCCCAACGCCTGA
- the htpG gene encoding molecular chaperone HtpG codes for MSEVEMSVEKHVFEADVARLLHLMVHSVYSDKNIFLRELISNAADACEKLRYEAIVAPELLANDPAPRITLTLDEERARLIVEDNGIGMSRDELVESLGTIARSGTRAFMERIEAAQGKEGAQFIGQFGVGFYSAFMVADNVDVVSRRAGSDKAWHWASDGKGSYTVSAVELVDAPARGTRITLHLMDDAKTYTSRWTVERIVKEQSGHVPVPISIVEKPGEEPAQVADGTALWTKQKSEISKEDYADFYRSVAGQYDEPAATVHFRAEGRHEYTALAFVPGSKPFDLFDPDRKGRMKLYVRRVFITDEAELLPRYLRFVRGLIDTADLPLNVSREMIQESPLLASIRKGLTNRVLTSIEKLAESEPETFAKVWENFGSVIKEGIYEDFERRAQLIALSRFRTTASDENQRALNDYVKDMKEGQTAIYYLAGDNLAQLKASPQLEGFRARGIEVLLLTDPVDSFWVTSAPDFEGKPFKSITQGAADLAGIAKQTSDDATSTEASQAVAEFVTFVKATLGDVVSDVRTSERLTESAVCLVAPEHGPDRQLEKMLQGAGRIDGAAKPILEINPGHSLITAIAACPAEDGAFREDAVKLLFDQARVLDGDKPEDPRAFAERLSRVFSRALKS; via the coding sequence ATGAGTGAAGTCGAAATGTCCGTCGAGAAACATGTGTTCGAAGCCGATGTGGCGCGGCTACTCCATTTGATGGTGCACTCGGTCTATTCGGACAAGAACATCTTCCTCCGCGAACTGATTTCGAATGCGGCGGACGCCTGCGAGAAGCTGCGCTACGAGGCGATCGTCGCGCCTGAGCTGCTCGCCAACGATCCAGCACCGCGCATCACGTTGACGCTGGATGAGGAACGGGCGCGTCTCATCGTCGAAGACAACGGCATCGGCATGAGCCGTGACGAACTGGTCGAATCCCTCGGCACGATCGCCCGTTCCGGCACGCGGGCCTTCATGGAGCGGATAGAGGCGGCCCAGGGCAAGGAGGGCGCGCAGTTCATCGGCCAGTTCGGCGTCGGTTTCTACTCGGCCTTCATGGTTGCCGACAATGTCGACGTCGTTTCCCGGCGTGCGGGCTCCGACAAAGCCTGGCACTGGGCGTCGGACGGCAAAGGCAGCTACACGGTTTCCGCGGTTGAACTCGTCGATGCTCCGGCCCGCGGCACGCGGATCACGCTGCATCTCATGGACGACGCCAAGACCTACACATCGCGCTGGACGGTCGAGAGGATCGTCAAAGAGCAATCCGGCCACGTGCCCGTGCCGATCTCGATCGTCGAAAAACCCGGCGAAGAGCCCGCCCAGGTCGCGGACGGCACGGCTCTCTGGACCAAACAGAAGAGCGAGATTTCCAAGGAAGACTATGCGGATTTCTACCGCAGCGTCGCCGGGCAGTATGACGAACCGGCCGCCACCGTTCACTTCCGGGCCGAAGGTCGCCATGAATATACGGCGCTCGCCTTCGTACCGGGCTCCAAGCCCTTCGATCTTTTCGACCCGGATCGCAAGGGGCGGATGAAACTCTATGTCAGGCGCGTCTTCATCACCGACGAGGCCGAATTGCTGCCGCGTTACCTGCGCTTCGTACGCGGCCTCATCGACACGGCCGATCTGCCGCTCAATGTCTCGCGCGAAATGATCCAGGAAAGCCCGCTGCTCGCCAGCATCCGCAAGGGACTTACGAACCGTGTGCTGACCAGTATAGAGAAGCTGGCGGAAAGCGAGCCCGAGACCTTCGCCAAGGTCTGGGAGAATTTCGGCAGCGTCATCAAGGAAGGCATCTACGAAGATTTCGAGCGACGGGCACAGCTCATTGCGCTTTCGCGCTTCCGCACCACTGCGTCTGACGAAAATCAGCGCGCCTTGAACGACTACGTCAAGGACATGAAGGAGGGCCAGACGGCGATCTACTATCTGGCCGGCGACAACCTTGCGCAGTTGAAGGCTTCGCCACAGCTTGAAGGATTCCGCGCCCGCGGCATCGAAGTGTTGCTGCTCACCGATCCGGTCGACAGCTTCTGGGTGACCTCGGCGCCGGATTTCGAAGGCAAGCCGTTCAAGTCGATCACGCAAGGGGCGGCGGATCTCGCCGGCATCGCCAAGCAAACTTCCGACGACGCGACGTCCACGGAAGCGAGCCAGGCCGTGGCCGAATTCGTGACCTTCGTCAAGGCGACGCTCGGTGACGTGGTTTCCGACGTCAGGACGTCAGAGCGGTTGACGGAAAGCGCGGTCTGTCTCGTAGCACCCGAACATGGACCGGATCGCCAACTCGAAAAGATGTTGCAGGGTGCTGGTCGTATCGATGGCGCGGCAAAGCCGATCCTGGAGATCAATCCGGGCCACAGCCTGATCACGGCCATTGCTGCCTGCCCCGCCGAGGACGGCGCATTCCGCGAGGACGCGGTGAAGCTCTTGTTCGACCAAGCGCGTGTCCTCGACGGCGACAAGCCGGAAGATCCGCGCGCCTTCGCGGAGCGGCTGTCGCGGGTGTTCAGCCGGGCTTTGAAGAGTTAA